From Helicobacteraceae bacterium, the proteins below share one genomic window:
- the yidC gene encoding membrane protein insertase YidC gives MLEKLSPTARMLIFVAIAFAFMSLYERYFIQPQSVAARQNAQNTQIGDANDAPNISTTEEEAQEAPVSAQPSDRALVKVTTAIGELMIDELGRVSQATLSGSVFKGADSEQTALFNPKNTRPLEIRFSDRAVNEEAFKTSYSASSSAIDASASAAELNLTQRLSDITIVKALTFYPDGRYDLNVKLSRAAEYFITTGSRPDAASDPMTVQGALVHTQNDTVETIEDGEATGAQSFSGARMVSSFDRYYASLFYNYENGFDVAIGRVADNAPLAFAKPKSSGDFFISGYIGPKYVDKLRAIHPQLTAAVEYGFFTFLSKPLFVALEWIYSLVPNWGWAIVIFTVLVKIVLFPLSYKGMVSMSKLKDLAPKMKELQAKYKDDKQKLQTHMMELYKKHGANPLGGCLPLLLQIPIFFAIYRVLLNAIELKGAQWLYVGDLSMKDPFFILPLLMGATMWFQQRITPSNFTDPMQEKLFRWLPVIFTVFFLFFPAGLVLYWLVNNIISIGQQWLVNKKMQTAKAARKAIADEKN, from the coding sequence TTGTTAGAAAAATTAAGTCCTACCGCGCGAATGCTTATATTTGTGGCGATCGCGTTCGCGTTTATGTCTCTATACGAGCGGTATTTTATACAGCCGCAGTCGGTCGCGGCGCGCCAAAACGCGCAAAATACGCAAATCGGCGACGCGAACGACGCGCCAAACATATCGACGACCGAGGAGGAGGCGCAAGAGGCGCCCGTTTCCGCGCAACCGAGCGATCGCGCGCTGGTCAAAGTAACTACCGCGATCGGCGAACTTATGATCGACGAGCTTGGCAGAGTCTCGCAGGCGACGCTAAGCGGCAGCGTTTTTAAGGGCGCCGACAGCGAACAAACCGCCCTGTTTAACCCGAAAAACACGCGCCCGCTTGAAATTCGTTTTTCTGATCGCGCCGTCAACGAGGAGGCTTTTAAAACGAGTTATTCCGCCTCGTCGAGCGCGATCGACGCGAGCGCGAGCGCGGCGGAATTGAATCTCACGCAACGTTTAAGCGATATAACGATCGTTAAGGCGCTAACGTTTTATCCCGACGGGCGCTACGATCTAAACGTCAAACTAAGCCGCGCGGCGGAATACTTTATCACGACCGGTTCTCGCCCCGACGCGGCGAGCGATCCGATGACCGTGCAAGGCGCGCTTGTCCATACGCAAAACGACACGGTCGAAACGATCGAAGACGGCGAAGCGACGGGCGCTCAAAGTTTTAGCGGCGCGAGAATGGTCAGCTCGTTTGATCGCTACTACGCGAGCCTGTTTTACAACTACGAAAACGGATTTGATGTAGCGATCGGCAGGGTCGCGGATAACGCGCCGTTAGCGTTCGCCAAACCAAAATCAAGCGGCGATTTTTTTATAAGCGGTTATATCGGACCGAAATACGTCGATAAGCTCCGCGCTATCCATCCGCAGCTTACCGCCGCGGTGGAATACGGGTTTTTTACTTTTCTCTCAAAACCGCTATTCGTCGCGCTAGAGTGGATCTACTCTCTTGTTCCCAACTGGGGCTGGGCGATCGTGATTTTCACCGTGCTGGTCAAAATCGTCCTCTTTCCGCTAAGCTATAAGGGCATGGTCAGCATGTCCAAGCTAAAAGATTTGGCGCCTAAGATGAAGGAGCTTCAAGCGAAATATAAAGACGATAAACAGAAACTGCAAACGCATATGATGGAGCTATATAAAAAGCACGGCGCAAACCCGCTTGGCGGCTGCTTGCCGCTATTGCTGCAAATCCCAATCTTTTTTGCGATCTATCGCGTGCTGTTAAACGCGATAGAGCTTAAAGGCGCGCAGTGGCTCTACGTCGGCGATCTCTCTATGAAAGATCCGTTTTTTATCCTGCCGCTGCTTATGGGCGCGACGATGTGGTTTCAACAGCGTATTACGCCGAGCAACTTTACCGATCCGATGCAAGAGAAGCTCTTCCGCTGGCTACCGGTTATCTTTACCGTGTTTTTCCTATTCTTTCCGGCGGGGCTTGTCTTGTATTGGTTAGTAAACAATATCATTTCCATTGGACAGCAGTGGCTTGTAAATAAAAAAATGCAAACTGCTAAAGCTGCTAGGAAGGCGATCGCCGATGAAAAGAATTGA
- a CDS encoding Jag N-terminal domain-containing protein, which yields MKRIEAPTLEEAYTLASMEFGCSIADLDFEVARQPSPGVFGLFRKTAIVYAAKKERLAAVVSAPIVAELRQSAEAVITPAKTITPQEPKTPISAERKIKTDRFERPTLKPSVADSIIDKAFSDNDATSVKEIRKERPKPVSVRAAKILSDRSESFGSLDSSIEKIRQKSQDHKIVCKEIEETLRSLFDHTCYKIDVIEASAIDSNTIRVFFDGDDAALLIGKDGYRYKALSYILFNWINPTYGYLLRLEIAEFLQNQEEMIARYLEPVISQIEQNGKGQTRILDGVLVQIALKELRSRFPEKYVGIRTSQDGEGKYVVVNDFIRKYER from the coding sequence ATGAAAAGAATTGAAGCGCCTACTTTAGAGGAAGCATACACGCTCGCTAGTATGGAGTTTGGTTGCTCTATAGCCGATCTAGACTTTGAAGTCGCGCGGCAACCAAGCCCCGGCGTTTTTGGGCTGTTCAGAAAAACGGCGATCGTATATGCGGCGAAAAAAGAGCGTCTGGCGGCGGTCGTTAGCGCGCCGATCGTCGCGGAATTGCGGCAGAGCGCCGAAGCGGTTATAACGCCCGCGAAAACGATAACGCCGCAGGAGCCTAAAACGCCGATAAGCGCCGAACGCAAAATCAAAACCGATCGCTTTGAAAGACCGACGCTTAAACCAAGCGTAGCCGATAGCATTATCGACAAGGCGTTTTCGGACAACGACGCGACGAGCGTTAAGGAGATAAGAAAAGAGCGTCCAAAACCCGTTTCCGTCCGCGCGGCGAAGATTCTCTCCGATCGCAGCGAAAGTTTTGGATCGCTCGATAGCTCGATTGAGAAGATCCGCCAGAAATCACAAGATCACAAGATCGTCTGCAAAGAGATAGAGGAGACTTTGCGTTCGTTGTTCGATCACACCTGCTACAAGATCGACGTAATTGAAGCGTCGGCGATCGACTCTAATACGATCCGAGTTTTTTTTGACGGCGACGACGCGGCGCTGTTAATAGGCAAAGACGGCTATCGCTATAAGGCGTTAAGTTATATTCTGTTTAACTGGATCAACCCGACTTACGGCTATCTTTTGCGGCTTGAAATCGCGGAGTTTTTGCAAAACCAAGAGGAGATGATAGCTCGCTATTTGGAACCTGTGATCTCGCAGATTGAACAAAACGGCAAGGGACAGACGAGGATATTGGACGGCGTGTTGGTTCAGATCGCGCTCAAAGAGCTTCGTTCGCGTTTTCCGGAAAAATACGTGGGCATAAGAACCTCGCAAGACGGCGAAGGCAAATACGTAGTCGTCAATGATTTCATACGCAAATACGAGCGCTGA
- the rnpA gene encoding ribonuclease P protein component, with product MKNPRAFNALFKQGRSFHAEAFVCFFQNADDAEAGFVASKKVGNAVKRNYARRRLREIFRAETDVLPKGRYALVAKKPIAAIRFGALQEQFSRVVRQISRKNE from the coding sequence ATGAAAAATCCGCGGGCTTTTAACGCTCTATTCAAGCAAGGCAGAAGTTTTCACGCCGAAGCGTTTGTCTGTTTTTTTCAAAACGCCGACGACGCCGAAGCGGGTTTCGTGGCTTCAAAAAAAGTAGGCAACGCCGTAAAGCGCAACTACGCCCGTCGTCGCCTCCGCGAAATTTTTCGCGCCGAAACGGACGTCCTGCCAAAAGGTCGTTACGCGCTTGTCGCGAAAAAACCTATAGCGGCGATCCGCTTCGGCGCGTTGCAAGAGCAGTTTAGCCGCGTCGTCAGACAGATTTCACGCAAAAACGAATAA
- the rpmH gene encoding 50S ribosomal protein L34: MKPTYNPSKRKRANTHGFRVRMATKSGRLLINRRRAKGRKRLGA, encoded by the coding sequence TTGAAACCAACCTATAATCCGTCTAAACGAAAGCGGGCGAATACGCATGGTTTTAGAGTTCGCATGGCGACGAAAAGCGGCAGACTTTTAATCAACCGTAGGAGAGCGAAGGGTCGCAAACGGCTAGGCGCGTAG
- the mnmE gene encoding tRNA uridine-5-carboxymethylaminomethyl(34) synthesis GTPase MnmE, with the protein MISYANTSAETIVAPATTLGRGAIAIARLSGARALEFALKVTKRESLTPRYAHLAYLYDANDQPIDRAIVIYFKAPKSYTGEELVEFQTHGGEAAINALIETLTALGAVLARVGEFSLRAVRNGKMSVDEAEAAAAYAGARAGKAANLLARHLKGDLGRFAQEIRSRLLRLKAYAETSIDYAEEDLGDVKAAMLNQLNELERLLSSTIAASVRRKSILRGFEVAIIGKPNVGKSSLLNALLGEARAIVSDQAGTTRDLVGEDLRIGEHIVRILDTAGLRRGKNEIESIGIEYAKNAAKKADLIVALFDGSKALDENDEAVLALINDRAAIAAINKSDLEQKIDISRFAPYESVTLSAKENISPLLNALQTLLDRQIGGEETTLISRRQIDLTANANAAMIHARTHLENGELELFSYRAQEALGFIGELTRPPEYGELLDAMFGEFCLGK; encoded by the coding sequence ATGATTTCATACGCAAATACGAGCGCTGAAACGATCGTCGCGCCCGCCACGACGCTTGGGCGCGGGGCGATCGCTATCGCGCGTTTAAGCGGCGCGAGGGCGTTGGAGTTCGCGCTCAAAGTCACAAAGAGAGAGAGTCTAACGCCTAGATACGCGCACCTAGCGTATCTATACGACGCGAACGATCAGCCCATAGATCGCGCGATCGTTATATATTTCAAAGCGCCAAAAAGTTACACGGGCGAAGAGCTTGTAGAGTTTCAGACGCACGGCGGCGAAGCGGCGATCAACGCCCTGATCGAAACGCTTACGGCGTTAGGCGCGGTTTTGGCTAGGGTAGGCGAGTTTAGCTTGAGAGCCGTGCGAAACGGCAAAATGAGCGTTGACGAAGCCGAAGCCGCCGCCGCCTACGCAGGCGCCCGCGCCGGCAAAGCCGCCAATCTGTTGGCGAGACATCTTAAAGGCGATTTGGGGCGATTTGCGCAAGAGATTAGATCGCGGCTTTTACGATTGAAGGCTTACGCCGAGACCTCGATCGACTACGCCGAAGAAGATCTCGGCGACGTTAAAGCCGCCATGCTAAACCAACTAAACGAGCTTGAGCGGCTACTTTCCTCGACGATCGCGGCAAGCGTTCGGCGAAAATCTATTTTGCGCGGTTTTGAAGTCGCCATTATCGGCAAACCAAACGTCGGCAAAAGCTCGCTTTTGAACGCGCTCTTAGGCGAAGCGCGCGCGATCGTAAGCGATCAAGCCGGCACGACGCGCGATCTTGTCGGCGAGGATTTGCGAATCGGCGAACATATCGTTAGGATACTAGACACGGCGGGGTTGCGGCGCGGCAAAAACGAGATTGAGTCGATCGGGATCGAATACGCCAAAAACGCGGCGAAAAAGGCGGATTTAATCGTCGCGCTGTTTGACGGCTCGAAAGCGCTTGACGAGAACGACGAGGCGGTTCTGGCGTTGATTAACGATCGCGCGGCAATCGCGGCGATAAATAAAAGCGATTTGGAGCAAAAGATCGATATATCGCGTTTTGCGCCGTATGAGAGCGTAACGCTTAGCGCGAAAGAAAATATCTCCCCGCTACTAAATGCGTTGCAGACTTTGCTAGATCGTCAAATTGGCGGCGAAGAGACGACGTTAATTTCTCGGCGGCAGATCGACTTAACGGCAAACGCAAATGCCGCTATGATTCATGCTAGAACGCATCTCGAAAACGGCGAGTTGGAGTTGTTTAGCTACCGCGCGCAAGAGGCGCTCGGTTTTATCGGCGAGCTTACGCGACCGCCTGAATACGGCGAGCTACTGGACGCTATGTTTGGCGAATTTTGTCTAGGCAAATAG